A region of the Anolis carolinensis isolate JA03-04 chromosome 1, rAnoCar3.1.pri, whole genome shotgun sequence genome:
caacaacttaaatgtaGGTTTTAACGTGTGTATTGTGGTATGCTAGTatatattttctttacagtcccaactgggtactatcttattatgaAACATACCCAGGATTACTTGTTGTTGCATAGTTTTGTCTATATACACACAACAGCTGTGGACTGTTTTCCGTTGAGTTTGATGTAtgctttactttatatgttacataataaggttgtataattgtatatataccgTATTTGTGGACTGTTTTCGGTTGGAAgtttatgtgtgttttgctttatatgtttcataataagatagtacccagttgggactgtaaagaaaatactctatATACTAGCATACCACAATACACACGTTAAAACCTACATGAGAGTATATACATTTAAgtggttgtttttttaatatatatactacaggaaaggagattccacctgaacatcaggaagaacctcttcactgtgagagctgttcgacagtggaactctctcccccggactgtggtggaggctccttctttggaggcttttaagcagaggctggatggccatctgtcgggggtgctttgaatgcgatttcctgcttcttagcagggggttggactggatggcccatgaggtctcttccaactctactattctatgattctatataccattcttatagcatttgatatagatatctgtgccctatcgaccactttaagtgccacagctcagtgctacaaaatgagagttgtagttgcacaTGTCTTTAGGCCTTCTCTGCTTAAGAATTccggtgcctctccaaactacggctccatagcattgagcagccatggcagttagtggtgtcaagctgcactaCTTCTACAGGGTAAATGCACTCTACATTTAAAGCTTCCAACTTGTCCTCTCAGGCcggagctacactgccatataatgcagcttgaacagtattatatggtcaatgtagaccaagcatgggcaaacttgggccctccaggtgtcttggacttcaactcccatcatgcctcacagcctcaggccctttccttttccccctcagccgcttaagcggctgagggggaaaaggaaaaggcctgaggctgtgaggcatgatgggagttgaagtccaagacacctggagggcccaagtttgcccatgcctgcggaCGTTTTCCGCCAGCCTCTGGATAaaagcaggagagagagagagacgcctGGGGAGAGAGGAAGCGACGAAGGGCGCGAACAAGGAAAGGCAGGGGCTTCATTACCGGGAAGAGCTGCCAAACGCGACCCCGACCCTAAATGTGGCCTCTCCGGAGTGGGAGGAAGATGAGCGACACAGAGGTGGTTGTTTGCATCGCCCAGTAGCAGAGCTGCTTTCGCTTTGCAAAGagaaactcctcctcctcctcctgcgcaGGGAGGCTGCCGAGCGCACAGAGGTTTCCAGGGACGTAACACCAGTGGAAAGAGATCCTCCCCGTGATCTTACATAAGATCCCCACTGGATCGCTGCGGGGTGGAAAGTCATTCAGTGCTGGGGGAGAGCGGGCAGGACTgtagccaaaggggggggggggttaaaaaaccaggtttttaaattttaaaaaacctggtttactcatgaattttaactggttaaccaaatcccatcTTCACAGGTCTCGTTTCCTTTTTGTTACTGTTTCCGATTCCCCTTCACTTGCTTGTCTCTCTGGATACATTTGGCACCAAATCCCAGAGAGATGAAGAGAGTCAGTGGACAAGACCTTTGGAAATTCCCCTTTTTACTAATTTCTTAGGCAGACTTTTAATCTTGAAGGGATGAACCATTAACAGAATAGCCCCTTGGCATATGGCCGAAAGGCTGGGCCACACAAAGCTTTTTCTGGAACACGATGTTGTTCCCATTCAAATGGTCACAAGGCCACAGAAAATTGGTTTAGGAATGTAACCTCTTGGTTGCACATTCTCTGTCAAATTCAAATTCTAGGATGAACCATCCTTGGCTTCAGGCTTGCAATCTTACAGTTATATGTTTTATTCTATACAAACATCATTTGTCTTCTAAGGTCAAAGCTGTATGCATTTCTGGGCCCCAGGTACAGGTATAGGACTCCCACAGCCCTGCTCTCCCCGGTTATGTTGGCAAGACAGTGACATCTCTGCTGTAATTATAAGGTGACCTATAAGGTGTAATTATAAGGAGTCCTAtttttgacccgcatgttcttccacagtgaggacattgtttTCGAGGTGGAAGGCTTGAGATGAATCAAATTTAAACAATATTTCTTTGTTCAGTTGAACTTCAATAGTCAAGATCTGTGCtctactgaaattagggtgcttCTAAGTCACATAAGGTAGCACCTCCTCCATATTGGCGAGGGACCAGCCATGCAATTGGTTCAGCATGGTTCGCATAGGCAACGTCGCCCTACCCTTTCTGCCCTATTTCTCCACAAAACAAAGATAAAGCCTTGTTACTGCTGCTGAAAGCTGTCCATTTCCATGTTCACCCTCACTGATGTCATGATAGAGCTTGGAGAAGGAATCCTGCCACTATCTACCTATCCTGACCACTCTGATATCAACTGATTCACTTAGGAATGTTTAtccacctcttcttcttcccatGAGCCAACTCCCAACCTTCCTAGATGTATCTGGGTTAGATCATACCCTGAGTAACTTGCCTATCTTAGATAGTGAGGGACATCCCACAACACTCACTCTATGACTGAGCTTGAGTAGGTCAGCAACTTGCTGGCAAAGAACTTCAAACCCTTTTCAATGAGTCCTGTTGATGATGCAGAGAGAGATCCAAAGGAAGAGCTTCTGAAATCCCTCTGTGAGCACACTTACCTTATCTTCCCGAAGCCATTTGGGCTCAAGCCATCTCTCATCATCTCCGAGTTTATTATGATCCTTCCACTCTTTTGCAGCCCTACCCTTTTCTTTGACTcagatctctttgtcattatccgcctcatagaatcatacagttgccAAAGATGAattgggtcatccaatccaacccattcTGGCATGCatgaacacacagtcaaagcactcccaacagatggtcatctattTAAAACCACCAAAGGAGACTTCACCactttcaggaagttcttcctaatgtttaggtgtgatctcttttcctgtaatatattgctctgtgTCCTCACCACACTAGAACTtcgatccattttaaatccatcttgaatccactttagggaggaggATTTAAACAGCTCAGTCAGACAAGTCCTGGGCTGcaccaaactataaactccagaattctgcaggaggcagaaacgaGAAACCAGAAACTGAAGAGGCTTTATCAGCTGCCCACTGACTAAGAAGTGATTCCCTCAAGGAGGCAATGCCAGCCGGAAAACCGAATATCTTGTCAACAAAGACTTCAATCTCCTGAGGGGAGCTGGAGATGAGAGATTGTCATACTCCAAGAACATACAGATAAAATCTGTATGTTTTTCATTGAACTCATCATATCTGCATAACAGCCATATTGTGTTCTGAGTCTCACCCTTTGTACAAACCAGACTTGATCAATATGAACTGTTTAATACACTGAATCACCCTCTACCTCTGATGTCATCAGGCTTCCCCAGCCAACGGGAACCTGGGTTGAAGCCAGGTCAACTTCTGTCCAATCCGTGGAGGCCACAAGGACTTTGAATGACCACCAAAGGGGATAAAATGCATGGTTGTGTTCAATTCCTTTTGAGTGGGGAttctgtatcagacatcctttcaggcctgaaagtaaaCAAACCCCTGTTCTTGTCTTCACTCACGTTGCATGTCTTCATCTAGTTGACTCAGTAGCAGGGCACGCCAAGCACCTGATCCTTAAACCAGGTAGCTGAATTTTGACTTTAAATTCTAACCTAAATTCGACAGTTTTCATGTAATTATTATCCTCAGACACAGTCACTCAATTTTTTTATGTTGTTCTGGTTTACAGGAGCTGATGCTGTTGATGTTTTGTTGTGATTTTATAATTTCAGAAAAGCTTTTTTTAAGGCTTGCCTTCCCAACCACGTATTcctggaaaagaagggaaagatttTGCTTCTTTTTCAAGCTCTGCTGAACCACGAGGCAACAGTAGCAAACTAATGACTGTAGCTCTAGTCCCTGGCCTCTCATGAGTCAAAGCAATCTACTTCTTCCCATGTGATGGGTTTCCAGGAATACTACAAGACATGAGCAAAGCAAGCATGCTGGCTAAACAGAATATACTATGAGATTGGACTAAACCTTTCTGCAGCCAAATGGAGGCGGCCAGCCAGTCTCCTGAACATCACGTTATTTTGACCATCAGCCAAAGTGATGAGCTCCCAACGCAACACAGGGAATGAGTTTCTCTCTGACTTTCTAATTCAGAGTGATGGTACAGTGTGTGAAATTGTTAGAGATCCTGTTAAAGTAGCAAAGACTTCCATTGGCTCAGGGgagcaatttcaaaaataaaaatagctattaataaaattacattatttgagacatcagtaggttaaatgtttttgaatatttatataaaactgtaatttaagataataataagactttaataagataagactgtccacctCTGATTACATATATAATcttacctgaatataagccagccaggacactcactcaagtataagccaaggggagctttttcagccctaaaaaagggcagaaaaactaggcttatactcgagtatatacagtatgtgttttaattattccatAACCTGCCTCGAACCACaaagagaggcaggtaaaaataaaagtattattattgttgttgttgttgttgttgttgttattattattattattattattattattattattattattattattattccttgccATAAACAGCTAGAGGGGATTGCTATCAAAGGTATATAAGCCACTGATGAACATCACATGTAATAAGATGATAGAAACACACTGCGAAGTAGGGCAATAGTAGAAGAGCAGTGGACAAATGTAAATCTCAATTAATAGtactggaatgcactgccaaaagagatcaggcaatcccctacattatccaatttccttaagaaactgaagacctggtggtgatggcaggtttttgagtaattacattggaataccgtcGATcaatctgggcctgaatatattgcacaagatttatctagcctgaaatgatacactttaatatattggatttatggttcccgtcaccttgatcaggttgtgtaagtgttatttattgctatataattgtattgttttaccttgtttaataatgtgttatcatgctgctatgtaatgtatgtgttgtttttatgaatgtttttatgatccaCAGATACAATATCTAGAGCCATggaacttttttgtgtgtgtcaggagcgacttgagaaactgcaagtcgcttctagtgtgagagaattggccgtctgcaaggacattgcccaggggacgcccggatgttttgatgtttttaccatcctcgtgggaggtttctctcatgtccccgcgtggagctggagctgatagagggagctcatctgtgctctccccgggtttgattcgaacctggcagccttcagatcagcaacccaaccttcaagtcacaaggctttaacccgctatgccaccgagggctccgccATGGAACTGAAAGATGTGATCCTATATGTTTATGAATAAAATATACAGTTATAAAGCATTCAAATGTGATCAGATGCTTTAACAAAACTGGTCTTTATTGATTATTGGAGTACAATAAGGAAGATAAGACTTGAGATACAATGCTTCAGAAATTAATACAAGTATCTGTACAGCCAAAGAAATTAGCTCTTAAACTAAATTATCTCTCACCTGTAGACTGATGACAGAGTTATGGTGGGAGGGACTGAGTGATCGTGGCCAGGCAAACTGACAGACAAGTCCTCTCTTGTTCTCCCTCTCATATCTGTACATCAGCATGGATACAGATATGACACAATTCAGGTAATATCTGGAAGCCTCGATGCTCTTGTATCCTTCTCGAGTGGGCATTGCTGGGTGCGACATGTCCATATACGGGGTAGCCAGCAGTATGGGCTTTCATATTTAGTGCTCTTGCTGCCACAGCTGAATAGTGCTTCCCACGGTGTGCAGGCAGGGTGTAGCTAATTCCCATAGCCCCAAAAGGATTCATGATACACCAACTGATGGGCTGACCATTGGGATCTAGGATGCAAGAACTGAAGAAATGCTGCACCAGGCTGGCTAGGTACCTATGACTTTGTTCACTGCCCCCATTGGCCCATGTTTCATCCATCAGGTCAACATGAGAGGCATTCAGGGTGGACACTGTGAAGCCGGGATCTAGCCTGCAAGAACAGAAATATAATAAGAATTCACATACAGGCTGAATTTAAAGATGTACACTCCAACAATGGCAAGTTATAACTGGACAACAGTTTATtcttatatgttgtcgaaggctttcttggccaaaatcactgggtagctgtgagttttccgagctgtatggccatgttccagaaacattctctccttatgtttcgcccacatctatggcaggcatcctcggaggttgaggggtctgttggaaactaagttagtgagatttatatacagtatctgtgaaatgtccagggtgagaaaaagaactcttatctgttagaGACacatgtgaatgttccaatttacCACCTTGATTtgatgaggaactggaaaatatagatttttagacatatattgtatgcacattagaagcactgaaatgtagaaaaatcatgcTCTCTCTGTACCAGACACAAAGAATGTGCAAGGGGTCTGTGTGAATGtacaagctggcaggacagggaAAAGGGGGGCTGTTATCCATACATACATTCCATTAGGGGGAGAGCGGACTTTTGACAGATCAAAAGTAGGCCTCTTGACAGATCTCTCTTAGTatctgtaacttgctacaggcttttagagtgcttagataggaaaatgctgattgtgcatatttatgcccatgtatgtaaattTGTGAAGTGacatactaatgacgagatgtatgtagaagcatgttctttgtctgaaaatgtataaaaggcaatgtcaacaCCTTGATTggggctctggtttgcttttggaagaAATTCCACATACAGAGTCTTCAGCTGagaataataaaccggactttttggcctctcaaaggattgctcttggtgttatctctcctatCATCTACAacagattagcatttaatggctttgcagtttcaaggcctggctgcttcctccctgggaaaatcctttgttgggaggtgttagctggccctgattgattcttgcctggaatttcccttctttttagtgttgctctttatttagtgtcctgattttagaattttttatactggttgccagattttgttcattttcgtggtttcatccattttgttgaaattgtacacatgcttgtggatttcagtggcttctctgtgtagtctgacatggtggctttaaaagtggtccagcatttctgtcttctcaaataatatgctgtgtccaggttggttcctcctcgggtgctctgctatggctaacttctatggatgagtgagtctgcagtgcctttcatgttccttgattcgtgcctgggcaatgctgtgtttggtggtccctgtgtagacttgtccacagctgcatggtatatggtggaCTCCTGCAGggttgagaggatccctcttatcctttgctcaatgtagcatttgttggattttcttgtatgttgtgtttcttccctatgcagtcagtggttcccttgatgtgtggTAAGAACACTGTTTCTCTGGGTGGATCTATGTCTTTACAAAGTAAAGTAAAGAcaaatacacagatatataaacctcacttacttagtttccaataaactcctcaacctctgaggatgcctgccatagatgtgggcaaaatgtcaggagagaatgtcacgaacatggccatacatcccagaaaactcacagcaacccagtttgatTTTAGCATCACCAAAAATGTTCGGTTTCCGTAGAAGTTAGCTGTTTTGGTATAAAACAAGCCATTAAAACCTTTATCAAAAGTCATAAAACCTTCATAGCATAAAAATTGCTGTCTTGTAAGTGGGAGGAATAACATGCATCTTAGGGGATAGAAGTGACATCTCACACATCCACCTTAAAGGATATTTATTCTCAACTATGGACTTTTCCACAGCCTGGACTGAATGCGCTCCCCAAAGTAAGTCTCTTCCTCATTACATTCCACTCACAAGACTAATTCCACAAGGTTTCATGTGAGAGAGATAAAAATTTATTGCCTGGGACCAAAAAAAAAGTTATGCTTGAGCCCTGATTATAGCCATGGGATAACAGACTAAAAGCATCTAAGAGATTCATATGGGAAGATTATCAAAGAAGCCTTTTTCCAAGTGGAAGCAATCTAAGTTACTCAGTGTCGCAAAAGCATCAAAGGTGACATCCCCAGTTTTAGTGTAATGCAGTGATACTCACTGGTACTCAATTAATTTATTTGGGTCGGGGTGTATATAGGTAATGTAAGAAGTTGCTGACAGTGGCACATTCTTGGTAGCAGCAGCAAGTTTGGATACTCGATATATGCCATCCTGGTTCCCTGTAGAGTCACAAAATATTTAGTCAGAAAGCACATGGCATGAATGTGTGTTGATACTAGAGTGTGGTTAGAATTCTATTAGATTTTCAGATTGAAATGATGCTTATCTGCAACATGTgaagaacaaaataaacaaaatttctATTAAAGATGCAAGAGGTATGAAGACTTCAGTAGGGCTAGCTGGATTGAAAAGCCCACCCAACTTCCTAACAGAGCTCCTGTTGCTTGCATTTTTCACATTGCTGAGCATttgtgaagtgtgtgtgtgtgtgtgtgggggggggggggttgaaggggATGGGAATAAACACGATTAACAGCATTATAACTTAGTGGCAGGGGTCAAGTCCATGTCAAAGTAATGCACTATTTTGAATGGTTAAAATATAGAGATGTTATCTTGTTTCCCCTCACAGCCTTATAGGTGGTCTGAGAATACGATTTATCTCAATAGATTCAAATAAATTTTTTATGTACAAAGGGTGTATTATGTAGTTAATTGTGAATGAATGGTTCAGGAGAAAATTGTATAATATTAACTACAGTATTTTCAAAAATTTCTAAAATTTCTgctttttaaatcgtgtcagaagcgacataagaacatactgcaagtcgcttctggtgtgagagaattggctgtctacagagacgttgcccaggggatgcccagatgtgtaaccatcctgctgggaggtttctctcatgtccctataagctagagctgacggacgggaactcaccctgcctcacagattcaaaccggcaaccatcaagtcagcaacccatccttcaggCCAGCAgaccagccggcacaagggttaaacccattgcaccaccgcggctccAATTGCTTCTACCACAAGCATCTTGATTTTTTCTCTTAGGGTGATTTCAAACTAgcttttcattatttcatttgCCCAGTCTCATTTGTGGAATTTTTCAaagaactttatcacacaaagttgCTATTCTCTTCCACAGCAATCGcactgaggcgggaggttaaagaaccccaggaaataccatatatgggcagagatggcgacggctagcgacccgggtgcataaactcacagaaacatgtgatttctgggaaatcatgtgtttctgaagaaatgaaagctaaagataaacaaacagcgcatgcgtacgcaggcgctctgaatgattgtgaacacggcacagaaagagtgcggccggaccgctggtcagcgctgattgggtccaagtcaagcagcgtcacaactctaagccaatgaatttgcttgtgggcgggcataacccgaaccctgtagtgtgtataaatatttactcagcccgccactgggggttctccctgggaaaagcacttattttgtgcgagggggaaccctagtggccactagccaaataaaactgctttcttggaattattccagttgtccgtctccaatccatccactgcgctcaacaaggaccgtagcacaaaggttccgctacagcaCAATAACCAAAGATAGCCACATAGTGGCATGAGCACCCTCGCTTTCAAAGATCTCTGCATTTGTGGAATTGTGCCAATTTGCTGATCTGTAGTCCTGCAACTCATGCTTCCATATGATCTTATAAACCTGCCCTCCCCTCCCCCAGTTTCACTGCTCTATAATTTTAAGAAATTAAATCAATTTGGCAATTCAAATAAAACTTTATATGACAAAAAATATTGCCTTGGGAACTGCAAAAAGAAAGGGGGAGAGTGGGAGAGGAGAAGAATCCCGCCCGCTGTGCATGCTTGCACACAAGCAAGCAGCTCTCCTGTACCAGGTAATTGACAGAAACATGGTGTGATTGGCAGGTATTGATAGTTTTACTGTCAGTAGTTGAAGGGGGTAAGGTGAAAAGAAATAAGTGCCGAGAGCTCTCTCTCCTTTCCAGTTGGGGATGGGGAAAGCTCTACTCACAGCAACTTCACATGATGATCCATTGGAACAGCCTGACAATAGAGATATGCGCGGCATTTGTCTCATaagtttcatttgtgtttctgttttgtaTTGTTCATTCGGATGGCACAAAAAAGAAAGACCCCCAACGAAACAAAAACTGCCTCGAAacaaaaggcaggcaggcaggcaggagctGATATTGGCTCCAAACCTGCCTTTCGGAtcaatcagctgtaggccctgtgaggcccgggtgtgtaggcccaaagcctgcaccgtAGGTCCAAAGCTCCCaggccttgcagggcctgcagccaatggCAGATTACTTGGCAATTGTCTGTAGGCTCTGTGAGGCCTGGCTCTGTAGGCTCTGTGAGGCCTGGCTAGGcatggcccaaagcctgcacccataggcccaggcctatgggtgcaggctttgggcctacatgcACAGGCCTGGCCGGGTTGGGGAGGTTGGGGGTGGCTGGCTGGGTCGTCCTGCGCCTCCCCCACCCCTCGCTTGGCCCGGCTCCTTTTGAGCAGGGCTGGCTGTGGCCTTGGCCTGCATTTCCCCCcctctgaaaaacaaaaaaacccgaaacaaaacaaaaacaaaacaaatgtttgaCGTCCCAATTTCGGGAGCTCAGCCGAAAACTAATCAGGGCCTTGACGGAAGCCGGGACACGAAACAAAGCAAGGTAAGTTACAAAAACCCATCTCCACCTGAGAActtcctctagaccaggggtccccaaactaaggcccgggggccggatgcggcccatcgaagctatttatccggcccccacggcacaagggcagaagggggttgggctaaatgacccaaggggtctcttcttctcttacaaccattattattattattattattattattattattattattacacagcaaacaagatagatatgctggattattattattattattattattattattaataatattcaggctgggtggacatctgtcaggaatgctttggttGTGGttttggtgcgcagaggcagaagggggttggactaaatggcccaaggggtctcttccaaccctccttattatcattattattattaataataataatagtaacattgaggctggatggccatctgtcagggatgctttggttgtgcttttggtgcgcagaggcagaagggggttggactaaatggcccaaggggtctcttccaaccctcattattattattattaataataataataagtaacattgaggctggatggccatctgtcaggggttctttgcttgtgcttttggtgcgcagaggcagaagggggttggactaaatggcccaaggggtctcttccaaccctctttattattattattgttattattattattattattaattattattgctcagtgaccaactatagtccggctctccagtggtctgaaggattgtgaac
Encoded here:
- the LOC100556561 gene encoding glycine N-acyltransferase-like protein 3 — its product is MLILSFPSKLLLLEEILRKCLPQALVVHGAVMNINRGNPAGHEVIVDSWPNFKAVLTRPQREVVSDDSDFFANVYAAFYQDLALYQDLVLNTDAVNWMQRFRIQGNQDGIYRVSKLAAATKNVPLSATSYITYIHPDPNKLIEYQLDPGFTVSTLNASHVDLMDETWANGGSEQSHRYLASLVQHFFSSCILDPNGQPISWCIMNPFGAMGISYTLPAHRGKHYSAVAARALNMKAHTAGYPVYGHVAPSNAHSRRIQEHRGFQILPELCHICIHADVQI